One genomic window of Amphiura filiformis chromosome 3, Afil_fr2py, whole genome shotgun sequence includes the following:
- the LOC140147083 gene encoding regulator of DNA class I crossover intermediates 1-like — translation MNWVGGARSRIKMKDELTKQKEYFEKKRYQNKVSRLEKPASPSKKRKLSLSTDLLSLQAASFSAKKFSTKDSSRPISQKKVTKVDLDHSRSSLLPFRRLDDVELPMSPGAPSKLLLQEANSGMNEEAVSSRKKFEPQSSFLMTQKVQSVQCSAAPGFFFLEGEGVKSEGENQTIFPKIVWNFL, via the exons ATGAATTGGGTTGGAGGTGCCAG GAGTCGTATAAAGATGAAGGATGAGCTAACAAAACAAAAG GAATACTTTGAAAAGAAACGGTATCAGAATAAAGTAAGCAGATTGGAAAAACCAGCTTCACCGTCTAAGAAACGCAAACTATCTCTGAGCACAGACTTGCTCTCATTACAAGCAGCCAGTTTTAGCGCCAAGAAATTTAGCACAAAGG ATTCGTCAAGACCAATCAGTCAGAAGAAAGTAACAAAAGTTGATTTGGATCATTCACGTAGTTCTTTACTACCATTTCGAAGATTAGATGATGTTGAGTTACCGATGTCACCTGGGGCACCATCAAAACTCTTGTTGCAGGAGGCAAACTCAGG TATGAATGAAGAAGCTGTAAGCAGCCGCAAGAAATTTGAACCGCAATCTTCTTTCCTGATGACTCAAAAGGTACAATCTGTTCAATGTTCTGCGGCACCAGGATtcttttttttggagggggagggggtaaaatctGAAGGGGAGAATCAGACAATCTTTCCCAAAATAGTCTGGAATTTTCTGTAA